The Lichenihabitans psoromatis genomic interval TGGACGTAGCCGAGTCGACCGACCTTAGCCGCAAAGGCCTCGACATCGAGGAGAGTGCCGGTGCGAAGCACGATCTGATGCGCCACGGCATCGCCGGGCGGAACGCGCTGGACCAGAGCGTCCGGTGTCGTCACCAAGATCGTGGTACCGAGATCCTGCGGTGACGCGCCGAGATCGTGCAGCACGCGCATGCGGCGGCTCATGTGATCGGGTGAGGGCGGTGCCCGGTCGTAGGGAAGGCAGTCCCACGCCGGAAAGCAATGACAGGTGAGATCAGGTGCCATCTGGCCAAGGATGCGAGCGAGCGCCTCGCCGCGGTGGTCGTCGTCGACCGCGACGATCAAACCTTTTGGCTTTTCGCGTGTCATAAAATCGAGAAGTTCGATGGCCAAAAACGCGACCGGACGGTTCGACATCATCATCCTATCAGCAAGCGCGCGGGTGGTTCGATGGAGGGCAGACGCCAACGTATTTGCTCGCAAATGGCTCCCGACCGCAGGCGCAAGACGACGTCTTTGTGACCACATCAACCGGGCATCGAACGCCTCGTACAGCTGTGCCTATGAGACCTGATGGCAAGGACCGTGGCGCCCTGTCACACCGCTGCAACACCAACCTGATCCCGTCCGGGAATGCGTCGAGCGTCCTCGGGACAGATAGCGACACCCCTTCGGGAGTGCGCATCCAATCGCGCGTGAGGGTCAGATCATGGACAATGTTTCTCGGCTCGATCAGACGCCCGGGCTCCCGGGCCCGTTAAGCGCTCAAGACCTCAGCCTGATCCACCGCTATTGGCTCGCGTCCAACTATCTTTCGGTCGGGCAAATCTATCTGCTCGACAATCCGCTTCTCCGCGACCCACTGACGCCCGAGCACATCAAAGCGCGCCTGCTGGGCCATTGGGGTACGACACCCGGCCTCAACTTTATCTATGTGCATCTCAATCGGATGATCCGCGCGCGGGACCTCAACATCATCTACATCTGCGGGCCTGGGCATGGTGGCCCCGGCATGGTGGCCAATACCTACCTCGAAGGGACCTACAGCGAGATCTATCCCGCGATCACACAGGATGCGGACGGCCTGCAGAAGCTCTTCCGGCAATTTTCCTTCCCGGGCGGGATTCCGAGCCATGCCGCGCCGGAAACACCGGGATCGATCCACGAAGGCGGCGAGCTTGGCTATGCGCTTGTGCATGCCTTTGGGGCGGCCTTCGATAATCCTGATCTGATCGTCGCCTGCGTGGTGGGCGACGGCGAAGCTGAAACCGGCCCGCTCGCAGCCTCGTGGCATTCCAACAAGTTCCTCAACCCGAGGAGCGACGGCGCTGTGCTGCCGATCCTGCATCTCAACGGTTACAAGATCGCCAATCCGACCATTCTCGGCCGCATGAGCGACATCGAAGTACGGGCGTTGTTTACCGGCTATGGTTACGAGCCGATCTTCGTCGAAGGCAGCGACCCCGCCGAGATGCATCAGTTGATGGCGGCCGCCATGGAGCGCGCGTTCAACATCATTCAGGATATCCAGGCGCAGGCGCGGAGTGGCTTCGGCAGCACGCGGCCCGTCTGGCCCATGATCATCCTGCGGAGCCCGAAAGGCTGGACCGGCCCGAAAGTGGTCGACGGCAAGAAGGTCGAAGGCTTCTGGCGCGCCCATCAGGTACCGGTCGACAATGCGCGCGGGAGCGAGGGGCATCGCAAGATCCTCGAAGATTGGATGCGGAGCTATGATCCGGACGACCTGTTCGACGCGTCAGGGCGGTTCAAGCCGGAACTCGCCGCGCTGGCGCCGACCGGCACGCGCCGCATGGGTGCCAACCCGCATGCCAACGGCGGCTTGCTCAAGCGTGATCTGAGACTGCCTGATTGGCGCAGCGTCGCCGTGGACGTGCCGCATCCGGGTGGCACCATCGGCGAGGCGACGCGAGCGCTCGGGATCTACTTTCGGCATGTCTTCGAGCTCAATGCCGAAGCTCGGAACTTCCGCATCGTCGGTCCCGATGAGACCGCCTCGAACCGGCTCGATGCCGTCTTCGAGGTGACTGACCGCGTGTGGATGGAGAATATCCAGCCCGACGACGTGTCGCTTGCCCACGAGGGGCGCGTCCTCGAGGTCTTGAGCGAACATCTTTGTCAGGGTTGGCTCGAAGGCTACTTGCTGACGGGACGCCACGGTTTCTTCTCGTGCTACGAAGCCTTCATTCACATCATCGACTCGATGTTCAACCAGCATGCCAAATGGCTGAAGGTTTCGCGCGAACTCGGCTGGCGTCGGCCGATCGCCTCGCTCAACTATTTGCTGACGTCGCATGTCTGGCGGCAGGACCATAACGGGTTCAGCCACCAGGACCCTGGCTTCGTGGATCTCGTGGCCAACAAGCGGGCCGATACGGTGCGGATCTATTTCCCGCCGGACGCCAATACGCTGCTCTGGGTCGCCGACCATTGCTTGAAGACCTACGACCGCGTGAACGTCATCGTGGCCGGCAAGCAACCCTCGCCGCAATGGCTCGATGCCGATGCGGCCGCGATCCACTGCGAGGCTGGTATCGGCATCTGGCGCTGGGCCAGCAACGATGACGATGGTGCGGAGCCGGATGTCGTAATGGCCTGCGCCGGCGACGTGCCGACGCTCGAGACGCTGGCGGCAGTCGATCTGCTGCGGACGGCCTTGCCCGATCTCAAGATCCGCGTCGTCAACGTGGTCGATCTGATGACCCTCCAGTCGCAGAGCAACCATCCGCATGGCATGCCGGATCGCGATTTCGATGGGCTGTTCACCTGCGATAAGCCGGTGATCTTCGCCTACCACGGCTATCCGGCGCTCATTCATCGCCTGACCTACAGCCGCGCCAACCATGCCAATATCCATGTGCGCGGCTTCATCGAGGAGGGCACGACGACGACCCCCTTCGACATGGTGGTGTTGAATGAACTCGACCGCTTTCATCTCGCGATCGAGGTCATCGAGCGGGTTCCGGGGCTGGCCGGAAAAGCCGCCTATGCGAAGCAGCGGTTTCGCGACACGCTGATCGAGCATCGGGCCTATGTGTGCCAGCATGGCGAGGATATGCCGGAGATCTCCGGCTGGGCTTGGCCTCACGACACGGCAGCGCGCGCTGATGGCTGAGGCCGTCGGTACGGTGGAGCGATCATGACCGACGCGGTTCTGGCCCTGAATGCCGGCTCCTCCAGCATCAAGTTCGGGCTTTTCGAAGCCCGCGCCGCTGACGGTCCGGTGCTGATCGCCAAGGGCCTGCTCGAGGATCAAGGGTCCGAGCCGCATTTCACAGTTCGCGACCCGGCGGGGGCGACGCTCGTCGATCGGCAGTGGTCGGGCGCGACCGCGCATGAAGACCTGCTCGGCGCCTTACTGGAGTGGGTCGAGACCCACCTCGACGGCAAAAAGCTCGCGGCGGTCGGCCATCGCATCGTCCATGGCGGGCTGCGGTTCGTCGAACCGGTTAGGCTGACCGATGAGACGATTGCCGCGATCGATGACCTGACGCCGCTGGCGCCCCTGCATCAGCCGCGCAGCCTCGAGCCGATCCGAGCGCTGCGGACGCTTCGGCCCGATCTGCCGCAGGTCGGCTGTTTCGACACCGCCTTCCACCACGATCTTGCGCCGCCGGTCAGCCGCTACGCCGTCCCGCGCCGGTTCGAGGAGGCGGGTGTTCGCAAATACGGGTTTCACGGGCTCTCGTATCATTTCATCGCGGGTCGGCTGGCCCAGGTCGCACCGGAGCTGGTTGCCCGGCGCACGGTCGTGGCCCATCTCGGCAATGGCGCGAGTCTCTGCGCCATGCGGGACGGGCGCAGCCGTGACACAACGATGGGCTTCACGGCGCTCGACGGTCTGGTGATGGGCACCCGTTGCGGCGCAATCGACCCCGGCGTCGTGCTGCATCTGCAGAAACAGCATGGGATGAGCGCCGATGCGGTCGAGCACATGCTTTATCACGAGGCGGGGCTGCTCGGGGTCTCGGGCCTCTCGAGCGACATGCGGACACTGACCGAGAGCGACGATCCGCGCGCCCATGAGGCGATCGATCTCTTCGGCTTCCACATCTCACGCGAGACGGCCGCGATGGCCAACACGCTCGGCGGCCTCGATGCTTTGGTGTTCACCGGCGGCATCGGCGAACATTCCGCCGCCGTCCGGGCCGATGTCTGCGCGCGGCTGGCCTGGCTCGGCGTCGAGATCGACACCGCCGCCAACGATCAGCACGGCGAGCGCCTCGCGACCCAAACCAGCCGCGTCGAGGTGCTCTGTCTTGCGACCGATGAGGAGATCGTGATCGCGCGCGCCGCCCTGCACCTCATGGGCTAGTGGCTCACGCTTGCGCGCCGCGGGGCTCGTGTTAAGCCGGATCACCCGCAGCCCGTGACCCGGCGCCTCCATGAACGATCCGCTTCTTCAGCCTTTCAGCCTCAAGCATCTGACGTTTCGCAATCGGCTGATGTCGACCGCGCATGAGCCCGCCTATACCGAGGATGGCCTGCCGAAAGATCGCTATCGCCTCTACCATGCCGAAAAGGCCAAGGGCGGCATCGGCTTGACCATGATCGGCGGCTCGTCGGTCGTCGCGCCTGACAGCCCGCAGGCTTTCGGCAACATCCTGCTCTACAAGGACGACGTGGTCGGCTGGCTGCGCGAGCTTGCCGACGACGTGCACGAGCATGGCGCGGCCGTGATGATCCAGATCACCCATCTCGGGCGGCGCACCTCCTGGTCGAAAGCCGATTGGCTGCCGGTGCTGGCGCCCTCGGGCGTCCGCGAGCAGGCGCATCGCGCTTTTCCGAAAGCCATGGAGGATTGGGATATCCGGCGCGTCGTCGCGGCCTATGCGGATGCGGCCGAGCGTGTGAAGGCCGGCGGCCTCGATGGCATTGAGATCGAATGTTACGGCCATCTGATCGACCAGTTCTGGTCGCCGGCCACCAACCTGCGCGAGGATGATTATGGCGGCGTGCTCGACAACCGCATGCGGTTCGGCTTCGAGGTGCTCCGGGCAATCCGCGACCGCGTCGGCTCCGATTTCGTGGTCGGGGCTCGGCTGGTTTGCGACGAGGACTGGGACAAGGGTCTGTCGCGTGACGCCGGCACGTTGATCGCGCAGCGGCTCGCATCCTCCGGATTGATCGATTTCGTCAACGTGATCCGCGGCCACATCGACACGGATGCGGCCTTGTCGGAGGTGATCCCGGCGATGGGATCGCGCTCGGCGCCGCACCTCGATTTGGCCGGCGACATCCGCACCGCGACGCGGGTGCCAACCTTTCACGCGGCCCGCATTCAGGATGTGGCAACGGCGCGGCATGCGATCGAAAGCGGCAAGCTCGACATGGTCGGCATGACGCGCGCCCATATGGCGGACCCGCATATCGCCCGCAAGATCATCGAGGGGCGCGAGGCAGAGATCCGGCCTTGCGTCGGCATGGCTTATTGCATCGACTCGATCTATGGCGGCCAGGCGCTCTGCATCCACAATGCGGCGACCGGGCGCGAAGCCACCATGCCACACGTCGTGACGCGGTCGACCGGTCCGCGCCGTAAGGTCGTGATCATTGGCGCAGGGCCGGGCGGTCTCGAAGCGGCGCGGGTCGCAGGCGCGCGCGGCCATGAGGTCGTGCTGTTCGAGGCCGCCGACAAAGCGGGCGGTCAGGTTCTGGTGACGGCGGGCCTGAAGCGACGCCGCGAGATCCTCGGCATCGTCGATTGGCGGCTCGCGCAATGCGAGCGGCATGGGGTCGAGCTTCGCTTCAACACCTATGCGGAGGCGGCGGACGTGCTGGCCGAGACCCCGGATGTCGTTGTTGTCGCGACGGGAGGCATCCCCAACACGGGGTTTCTGTCGGCCGGCGAAGACCTCGTGACCACGAGTTGGGACATCCTGACCGGCTCGGCGCGGCTCGGCAGCCAAATCCTGCTCTACGACGATAATGGCGCGCATCCGGGCATGACGGCGGGCGAGTTCATGGCGCGCGCCGGTGCGAGTCTCGAGATCGTCACGCCGGAGCGGATCGTAGCGCCCGACGTCGGCGGCACCAGCTATCCGGCTTATTTCCGGGCCTTCGCCGAGCACGACGTGACGCTGACGCTCAACCTAAGGCTCGACAGCGTCCGCCGCGACGGCAACCGCCTCGTCGCCACCTTCATCGACGACTACGGTCGGCGTACGGTCGAGAAGAGCGCCGACCAGATTGTCGTCGAGCATGGCACTGTGCCGCTCGACGAGCTTTATTTTGCGCTGAAGCCGCTCTCCCGCAATTTGGGCGAGGTGGATCACGCGGCCTTGTTGTCCGATCGCCCGCAAGATGTGGCGACCAATCCAGAAGGGGCATTCACGCTGTGGCGGATCGGTGACGCGGTCGCGTCGCGCAACATCCATGCGGCGGTCTATGACGCGCTGCGGCTCGTCAAAGACATCTAAGCCTCAGCGCTTCGCTCCAACGGCGCGTCCCGCGCTGTCCGGCCGGGGCAGGGCGGCATGCGCGCGGATCAGATGGTCCACGGCCGCCAGAACAGCCCCGTCGGCCGCGATGGCTCGTTCTGCGTCCGTATCGACATGCAGCAGCATCTGTTCGGCGGTCGCGATCACGGTGCCGTCGCGGCTCAGACGATGAAACACATGCAACCGCTTCGCATCGCCGCCGAGAACCTGGGTATCGACCCGCAGGGCCTCGTCGAGCTTGGCTTGGCCGAGATGCATCAAGTGTGTTTCGACCGTGAAGAATGAGCGGCCCGATGCCAGATAGGCCGCATCGACGCCGATGCGCCGCAACAGCGCGTCGCTGGCTTCGGCACAGCATTGGAGATAGCGGCTCTCCGTCATGTGCCCGTTATAGTCGATCCATTCGGGCAGCACGCGCCCGCGCCAGAGGCGCAGGGGCGCGCTGTCGTCGGTTTCGGCTTTGATCTCGGCCGGCCCAAGCAGGCTCATGATCCGCGCTTCATGTGCCTTGACGACCGCACCGGCAGCGAAATCCTGCGCCCGCAGAGCGCCCAGCACCGAAACGAGGCAATCGTCGCGCTTGCGTTCGAGGTCGCGGATCGACACGCCGCCAGCTTGTTGGTCCGATTGGTTCGAGACCGTGTCGATCAGCTCTTGTGTCAGTTCCGGCGCGTCGAGCTTGGTCCAGGGCAGTTTCAGCGCCGGGCCGAATTGTGCCAGGAAGTGGCGCATGCCCGCCTCGCCACCCGCCAGCCGATAGATCAGGAACGTGCCCATGAAGGACCAGCGAAGACCGGCGCCATAGCGCACGGCGTCGTCGATCTCCTCGGTGGTAGCGATTCCGTCGTTGACGAGCCACAAGGCCTCGCGCCACAGCGCCTCGAGTAGACGGTCGGCGATGAAGCCGTCGATCTCCTTGCGGACATGCAGCGGCCGCATCCCGATCCGCTCGTAAAGCGCGGCGGCGATATCCTTGGTGGCCTGCGCGGTCTTCTCGCCACCGCAGATTTCGACCAGTGGCAGCAGATAGACGGGGTTGAACGGGTGACCGACCACCAGCCGCTCGGGATGCGCCATGCCGCTTTGCAGCCTCGTCGGCAGCAGGCCCGAGGTCGAGGATGCGATCACGACGCCGGGCCGAGCTGCCGCGTCGATCTCGGCCAGGACCTTGATCTTCAAGGCCTCGATCTCCGGCAGGCTCTCGACGACGAAATCGGCGTCCCGCACCGCGGCGTCGATGGAGGCTGCCACCCGCAGGGTCCCTTCGGGAAGCGCCAGCCCGGACATCAGCTTGGCCTGCGCGCGACGAGCGTTGGCCGTCACCTCGTTCAGCTTACGGGCGATGTCCGGGTCGGGGTCGAACACGGTTACGTCGAACCCGTTGAGGAGGAAACGTGCGGCCCAACCGGCGCCGATAACGCCGCCGCCCACGAGCCCGATGGTCTTGATGCCGGTCATGTCATGCTCCATCAGGTCGGCTGCCGCAGGTTCAATTTGGCCCGTACCTCGGCCGGGCCGAGGACCCGCGCGCCCATGGCGGTCAGGATCGTTCCGGCGCGTTCGACGAGCGCCCCATTGGTGGCCAGCGTTCCCTTGCCGAGGAACAGGTTGTCTTCGAGCCCGACCCGGACGTTGCCGCCGGCCAGCGCCGCCATCGCAACGTAAGGCAATTGGTTGCGGCCGATCGCGAAGGCCGAGAAGACGGTCTCCTTCGGCAGTCGCTGCGCCATGGCCATCAGGGTCAATGGATCGTCGGGCGCCCCATACGGAATGCCCATGCAGAGTTGGATCAGCGGCGTTCCGTCAAGCAGCCCCTCCTTGATGAGGTCATGCACGAAGACGAGATGGCCAAAATCGAACACCTCGAGTTCGGGCTTCACGCCGAGCGCCTTCACCCGCGCCGCCATGGCGCGCAGCGTGGATGGCGTATTCGTCATGACGTAGTCGCCGAGCGAGAAGTTCATGGTGCCACAATCAAGCGTGCAGATCTCCGGCAGCAATTCGGCGACGTGGGCGAGGCGCTCGGTCGGCCCGACCATGTCGGTGCCGGCGGCAAGCGGCAGCGGGGTCTCGCCTGAGCCGAATACGACGTCGCCGCCCATGCCGGCCGTGAGATTGAGGATGACGTCGACATCGGATGCGCGGATGCGCTCGACCACCTCGCGATAGAGATGGACGTCGCGCGCCGCTTTGCCGGTCACCGGGTCACGAACATGGATATGCGCGATCGCGGCTCCGGCGCGGGCGGCCTCGATGCACGCCTCTGCGATCGCGGCCGGCGTGACCGGAACATGCGGTGAGCGGCCCGTGGTATCGCCCGCGCCCGTAACCGCGCAGGTGATGAAGACATCGTGGTTCATGGCGTTCTCTCTTGGTCGTATTCGTCGGTCAACATGGCGCGGGACCGCTCTCCAGACGTGACACACCACGACACAGACACGACGAAATGCGACACGCAAGCATTGAGGCCGGGGTGAAAAATCAGCCACATGGCCCATAGCGTGGGCATGTCGCTAAATGTCTCGAACATGTCGCTTTCGGCTTTATGGTTGGCGCACTCACGCCCTAGCATCGCATGAGAAAAGGCGGGCCGCATGGGCCACGTCCTCGCCCGGGAGCAAGCACGATGTCGCGCAGCAGCGGATGGTTAGGCGGTCTCGATCGTCGCGAGTTTCTGACCGGGGCCGCTCTTCTGGGTGGTGTGGCGGCAGTCGGGTCTCTCTTCCCGATCAGCGCATTTGCGGCGGATGCGACGCCGGTCACGGGCGGAGCGCTGAAAATCGGCATGTCCGGCGGCGCGACCTCGGACAGTCTCGATCCGCGCTTCATGACCGATTGGGTGCCGGTCAACCTCGGCTACCAGATCATGAATGGACTGGTCGAGATCGACGAACACAACAAGGCCATGCCCGAACTGTTCGAAAGCTGGGAGGCCAAACCCGGCGCCACCGAGTGGATCTTCAACATTCGCAAGGGCGTGACCTTCTCCAATGGCAAGACGCTCGATGCCGACGACATCATCTATTCGCTGAACCTGCACCGCGGCGATACGAAATCGGCCGCCAAGGCGGTCATCGCCGATGTGACCGACATCAAGAAACTCAGCCCGAACCAGGTTCAGATTTCGCTGAGCAGCGGCAACGTCGATCTTCCGTTCATCCTGTCCGATTATCACCTGATGGTGGTGCCGAACGGGTGGACCGATTGGATGAAGCCCGTCGGCACAGCCGGCTATACGCTTGAAACCTTCGAGCCCGGCGTCCGCTCCGTCACGAAGCGCCGCGAGGGCTACTGGAAAGCGGGGCGTGGCCACGTCGATTCGATCGAGATCATCGACATCAACGACACCAGCGCCCGCACGACGGCGCTGATCACAGGGCAGGTCGACGTTATCAGCCGCCTCAACCCACGAACCGTGGACCTTCTGAAGAAGAAGGCGGGTCTGCAGGTGATCCGCAATCCGGCCGGACAGCACGCCACATTTCTGATGAACACCGAAGTGAAGCCGTTCGACGACAATAACGTGCGGCTCGCGATGAAATACGGGGTCGACCGGAAGCGCATGATCGACACCGTGCTGAACGGCTACGGCGTCATCGGCAACGATCAGCCGATCCCGAAGACGGACCGGTTCTACAATGCCGACCTGCCGCAGCATTCCTACGATCCCGACAAGTCGAAGTTCTATCTGAAGCAAGCCGGCCTAACCGATCTGCCCGTCACGCTGCAGGTATCGGAAGCCGCCTTTACGGGCGCGATCGATGCGGCGAGCCTGTATCAGGCCGCGTGCGGCAAGGCTGGTATCGACATGACGGTCAAGCGCGAGCCAGCCGATGGCTACTGGGACAATGTTTGGCTAAAAGCGCCGTTCTGCGTCTCCTATTGGGGAGGTCGGCCGACCGCCGACCAGATGTTGACCATCGCGTATAAATCCGACGCGAAATGGAACGAGACGCATTGGAAGAACCCGCAATTCGACCAGTTGCTCGTCGCGGCCCGGACGGAATTCGACGAGGCCAAGCGCAAGCAGATGTATGGCGACTTGCAGAAGATGATCTCCGACGATTGCGGCGTCGTGATCCCGATGTTCATGGATTACCTCGAAGCCGGGGCCGCTAAGGTCAAAGGTATGGGGCCGCATCCGATGTTCGACCTGATGGGGCAGCGGCTCGGCGAAAAGGTCTGGATCGAGGCGTGAGCCGCTTCCCATGACGAGCGACGTCGACGTCAC includes:
- a CDS encoding phosphoketolase family protein produces the protein MDNVSRLDQTPGLPGPLSAQDLSLIHRYWLASNYLSVGQIYLLDNPLLRDPLTPEHIKARLLGHWGTTPGLNFIYVHLNRMIRARDLNIIYICGPGHGGPGMVANTYLEGTYSEIYPAITQDADGLQKLFRQFSFPGGIPSHAAPETPGSIHEGGELGYALVHAFGAAFDNPDLIVACVVGDGEAETGPLAASWHSNKFLNPRSDGAVLPILHLNGYKIANPTILGRMSDIEVRALFTGYGYEPIFVEGSDPAEMHQLMAAAMERAFNIIQDIQAQARSGFGSTRPVWPMIILRSPKGWTGPKVVDGKKVEGFWRAHQVPVDNARGSEGHRKILEDWMRSYDPDDLFDASGRFKPELAALAPTGTRRMGANPHANGGLLKRDLRLPDWRSVAVDVPHPGGTIGEATRALGIYFRHVFELNAEARNFRIVGPDETASNRLDAVFEVTDRVWMENIQPDDVSLAHEGRVLEVLSEHLCQGWLEGYLLTGRHGFFSCYEAFIHIIDSMFNQHAKWLKVSRELGWRRPIASLNYLLTSHVWRQDHNGFSHQDPGFVDLVANKRADTVRIYFPPDANTLLWVADHCLKTYDRVNVIVAGKQPSPQWLDADAAAIHCEAGIGIWRWASNDDDGAEPDVVMACAGDVPTLETLAAVDLLRTALPDLKIRVVNVVDLMTLQSQSNHPHGMPDRDFDGLFTCDKPVIFAYHGYPALIHRLTYSRANHANIHVRGFIEEGTTTTPFDMVVLNELDRFHLAIEVIERVPGLAGKAAYAKQRFRDTLIEHRAYVCQHGEDMPEISGWAWPHDTAARADG
- a CDS encoding acetate/propionate family kinase; this encodes MTDAVLALNAGSSSIKFGLFEARAADGPVLIAKGLLEDQGSEPHFTVRDPAGATLVDRQWSGATAHEDLLGALLEWVETHLDGKKLAAVGHRIVHGGLRFVEPVRLTDETIAAIDDLTPLAPLHQPRSLEPIRALRTLRPDLPQVGCFDTAFHHDLAPPVSRYAVPRRFEEAGVRKYGFHGLSYHFIAGRLAQVAPELVARRTVVAHLGNGASLCAMRDGRSRDTTMGFTALDGLVMGTRCGAIDPGVVLHLQKQHGMSADAVEHMLYHEAGLLGVSGLSSDMRTLTESDDPRAHEAIDLFGFHISRETAAMANTLGGLDALVFTGGIGEHSAAVRADVCARLAWLGVEIDTAANDQHGERLATQTSRVEVLCLATDEEIVIARAALHLMG
- a CDS encoding FAD-dependent oxidoreductase — its product is MNDPLLQPFSLKHLTFRNRLMSTAHEPAYTEDGLPKDRYRLYHAEKAKGGIGLTMIGGSSVVAPDSPQAFGNILLYKDDVVGWLRELADDVHEHGAAVMIQITHLGRRTSWSKADWLPVLAPSGVREQAHRAFPKAMEDWDIRRVVAAYADAAERVKAGGLDGIEIECYGHLIDQFWSPATNLREDDYGGVLDNRMRFGFEVLRAIRDRVGSDFVVGARLVCDEDWDKGLSRDAGTLIAQRLASSGLIDFVNVIRGHIDTDAALSEVIPAMGSRSAPHLDLAGDIRTATRVPTFHAARIQDVATARHAIESGKLDMVGMTRAHMADPHIARKIIEGREAEIRPCVGMAYCIDSIYGGQALCIHNAATGREATMPHVVTRSTGPRRKVVIIGAGPGGLEAARVAGARGHEVVLFEAADKAGGQVLVTAGLKRRREILGIVDWRLAQCERHGVELRFNTYAEAADVLAETPDVVVVATGGIPNTGFLSAGEDLVTTSWDILTGSARLGSQILLYDDNGAHPGMTAGEFMARAGASLEIVTPERIVAPDVGGTSYPAYFRAFAEHDVTLTLNLRLDSVRRDGNRLVATFIDDYGRRTVEKSADQIVVEHGTVPLDELYFALKPLSRNLGEVDHAALLSDRPQDVATNPEGAFTLWRIGDAVASRNIHAAVYDALRLVKDI
- a CDS encoding carnitine 3-dehydrogenase; translated protein: MTGIKTIGLVGGGVIGAGWAARFLLNGFDVTVFDPDPDIARKLNEVTANARRAQAKLMSGLALPEGTLRVAASIDAAVRDADFVVESLPEIEALKIKVLAEIDAAARPGVVIASSTSGLLPTRLQSGMAHPERLVVGHPFNPVYLLPLVEICGGEKTAQATKDIAAALYERIGMRPLHVRKEIDGFIADRLLEALWREALWLVNDGIATTEEIDDAVRYGAGLRWSFMGTFLIYRLAGGEAGMRHFLAQFGPALKLPWTKLDAPELTQELIDTVSNQSDQQAGGVSIRDLERKRDDCLVSVLGALRAQDFAAGAVVKAHEARIMSLLGPAEIKAETDDSAPLRLWRGRVLPEWIDYNGHMTESRYLQCCAEASDALLRRIGVDAAYLASGRSFFTVETHLMHLGQAKLDEALRVDTQVLGGDAKRLHVFHRLSRDGTVIATAEQMLLHVDTDAERAIAADGAVLAAVDHLIRAHAALPRPDSAGRAVGAKR
- a CDS encoding 3-keto-5-aminohexanoate cleavage protein, which codes for MNHDVFITCAVTGAGDTTGRSPHVPVTPAAIAEACIEAARAGAAIAHIHVRDPVTGKAARDVHLYREVVERIRASDVDVILNLTAGMGGDVVFGSGETPLPLAAGTDMVGPTERLAHVAELLPEICTLDCGTMNFSLGDYVMTNTPSTLRAMAARVKALGVKPELEVFDFGHLVFVHDLIKEGLLDGTPLIQLCMGIPYGAPDDPLTLMAMAQRLPKETVFSAFAIGRNQLPYVAMAALAGGNVRVGLEDNLFLGKGTLATNGALVERAGTILTAMGARVLGPAEVRAKLNLRQPT
- a CDS encoding ABC transporter substrate-binding protein; this translates as MSRSSGWLGGLDRREFLTGAALLGGVAAVGSLFPISAFAADATPVTGGALKIGMSGGATSDSLDPRFMTDWVPVNLGYQIMNGLVEIDEHNKAMPELFESWEAKPGATEWIFNIRKGVTFSNGKTLDADDIIYSLNLHRGDTKSAAKAVIADVTDIKKLSPNQVQISLSSGNVDLPFILSDYHLMVVPNGWTDWMKPVGTAGYTLETFEPGVRSVTKRREGYWKAGRGHVDSIEIIDINDTSARTTALITGQVDVISRLNPRTVDLLKKKAGLQVIRNPAGQHATFLMNTEVKPFDDNNVRLAMKYGVDRKRMIDTVLNGYGVIGNDQPIPKTDRFYNADLPQHSYDPDKSKFYLKQAGLTDLPVTLQVSEAAFTGAIDAASLYQAACGKAGIDMTVKREPADGYWDNVWLKAPFCVSYWGGRPTADQMLTIAYKSDAKWNETHWKNPQFDQLLVAARTEFDEAKRKQMYGDLQKMISDDCGVVIPMFMDYLEAGAAKVKGMGPHPMFDLMGQRLGEKVWIEA